The following proteins are encoded in a genomic region of Neurospora crassa OR74A linkage group VI, whole genome shotgun sequence:
- a CDS encoding extracellular SCP domain-containing protein Pry1: MRLHTITNLSTTLFTIFTILTFNHVLPVQATPQQQPSKASIFHVRHVDNLSLNTHHPKPTPPAELLPLQQHAKEPITISTITIIITATATVATPSNTPASSSVPSSFLNPALFTSALLNSTNFYRAQHNASAVIYNDTLSSFASHYLDKLGLPFSSSSSSSSLVSQSKSKSKSKSFSSTTTTTKCELTHSQGPYGENLALGCSDVQSCVEMWGNERARYDFGRAKFGEDTGHFTQLVWKDTTDVGCAARWCQGWNAGRGGWYLVCEYWPRGNVVGEFGSMVQRRVEGNGGGSRVRAEWRVMVGVVVVGGWMVFG, encoded by the coding sequence ATGCGCCTTCATACCATTACCAACCTATCAACAACCCTCTTCACCATCTTCACAATCCTAACCTTCAATCATGTCCTCCCAGTCCAAGCAACCCCCCAACAGCAACCCTCAAAGGCCAGCATCTTCCACGTCCGCCACGTCGACAACCTCAGTCTAAATACCCACCACCCCAAACCCACACCTCCCGCCGagctcctccccctccaacaACATGCCAAAGaacccatcaccatctcAACCATAACCATAATCATCaccgcaaccgcaaccgtAGCAACCCCTTCCAACACCCCggcttcttcctccgtcccttcttccttcctgaACCCTGCCCTCTTCACCTCCGCCCTCCTCAACTCCACCAACTTTTATCGTGCTCAACACAACGCCTCGGCAGTCATCTACAACGAcaccctctcttcttttgcttcccACTACCTCGACAAACTCGgtctccctttttcttcttcttcttcttcttcttctttggttTCTCAATCGAAATCGAAATCGAAATCGAAATCTTTCagttccaccaccaccaccaccaaatgcGAACTAACCCACTCCCAAGGACCCTACGGCGAGAACCTCGCTCTAGGGTGTTCCGACGTCCAATCGTGCGTGGAGATGTGGGGAAACGAGCGAGCCAGATATGATTTTGGAAGGGCAAAGTTTGGGGAGGATACGGGGCATTTTACCCAGTTGGTGTGGAAGGATACGACTGATGTAGGGTGCGCGGCGAGGTGGTGCCAGGGGTGGAATgcgggaaggggaggatggTATTTGGTTTGCGAGTATTGGCCGAGGGGAAATGTGGTGGGGGAGTTTGGGAGTATGGTGCAGAGGAGGGTTGAAGGGAATGGGGGTGGAAGTAGAGTGAGGGCTGAGTGGAGGGTGAtggtgggagtggtggtggtgggagggtGGATGGTTtttggatga
- a CDS encoding arsenite S-adenosylmethyltransferase gives MDTRNTSQIYDEVAKHYSAASQTTSVKYGETVAKSFGYTEEELANIPEGANLGLSCGNPLAITSLREGETVIDLGSGAGFDVFLAATRVGPTGRSIGIDFNDDMLARANSLKSSRGFPDSQVSFLKGSITAIPLESGTADCIISNCVINLVPEAEKPLVFKEMHRVLKSGGRVAVSDILAKKPLPEKLRNDIAMYVGCIAGASEKQQYETWLKEAGFEQVLIQDTGADINVYLDTDENGNRGGCCAPPGTVKEEEEEKSSSCCAPKKTECAPAGAAGAAAAAPSCCKPAAETTPPCCKPVEKKESSCCKPAAKPEVEAEEKEDLNEWVGSYKIYAVKN, from the exons ATGGATACCAGAAACACTTCTCAAATCTACGACGAGGTCGCCAAGCACTACAGTGCCGCCTCTCAGACCACCAGCGTCAAGTACGGCGAGACCGTCGCCAAGTCCTTTGGCTACACCGAGGAAGAGCTCGCCAACATCCCCGAAGGCGCCAACCTCGGTCTGAGCTGCGGTAACCCCCTAGCCATCACCAGTCTGCGCGAG GGCGAAACAGTAATCGACCTCGGCTCCGGCGCCGGCTTCGACGTCTTCCTCGCCGCCACCCGCGTCGGTCCCACCGGCCGCTCCATCGGCATCGACTTCAACGACGACATGCTTGCGCGCGCCAACTCCCTTAAGTCCTCGCGCGGGTTCCCAGACTCGCAAGTCTCCTTCCTCAAAGGCTCCATCACCGCCATCCCCCTCGAGTCCGGCACCGCCGACTGCATCATCTCCAACTGCGTCATCAACCTGGTTcccgaggccgagaagcCTTTGGTGTTCAAGGAGATGCACCGCGTGCTCAAGTCGGGTGGTCGTGTGGCCGTCAGCGATATCCTCGCCAAGAAGCCGTTGCCGGAGAAGTTGAGGAACGATATCGCCATGTACGTCGGCTGCATTGCGGGCGCGAGCGAGAAGCAGCAGTATGAGACGTGGCTGAAGGAGGCGGGCTTTGAGCAGGTGCTGATTCAGGATACCGGGGCGGATATCAATGTTTATTTGGACACGGATGAGAACGGCAACAGGGGCGGATGCTGCGCTCCTCCTGGAActgtgaaggaggaggaggaggagaagtcTTCGTCGTGCTGTGCGCCAAAGAAGACTGAGTGCGCccctgctggtgctgctggtgctgctgctgctgctccctcGTGCTGCAAGCCGGCTGCTGAGACTACCCCCCCTTGCTGCAAACCcgttgagaagaaggagtcGTCTTGCTGCAAGCCTGCCGCGAAGCCGGAGGttgaggccgaggagaaggaggatctCAACGAGTGGGTGGGTTCTTACAAGATCTATGCCGTCAAGAACTAG